A region of the Silene latifolia isolate original U9 population chromosome 9, ASM4854445v1, whole genome shotgun sequence genome:
TCTTTATGTTTTTCTCATTTCATCCATATTCGATCTTTAAATATATGTTTGTATGTCTCCTTTGAAGGATAATTAATGGTAAAGTTGATTTTTTGCTTATAAggttatttttttttcttcaaatttatTTTTCAATTATTAACAGTACGTGTAAATCTAATGTTCATCATTTGCaactttttattatattttttgttACATTTAACCAAAATCTTCTAATTTTATTGTGGATTTTTCTTGTTTAACTTAGATAATACTGCTTGTGTATTTTCATCAGCCTACTTTTAATTTTGTAGAATTATGTCTTTAATTTTTATATCTTTTAATTTCATGAATTTATATAtctatgtaatttttttttacacATTGTAATTCATCTGAtgatattttttaaaataataccTGTGTATTATACCTATTTcgaaagacggaaattaaacagtCATTATCAGCAAATGTGAGAGAGTAATTAATTcccaaaatttaaaattttatagGGACCCACCACTGCTGAATATAAAGAACCAATAGAAATCCAAAGAAATACCTAACTTTTATACTAGTTAGATTTGAAAAACCAAAACCGTAGTTTGAAGTGGTAGCTAAGAATTATGGAATTAATTCTTGTATATAGAGTTTCCCTGTGAATAAGTGAAACTCCATTATATAAGAAGAGAGGTGAAGAATGATCTTGGATGCATGGGCATCTTCAATCACACTTGTGCTCACCATTTGTCTGAGATCATCAACAAGAAACCCTTTCAAATCTCTTATTTTTCCACAATATCCTCTGCTCACAAGATTCGCGAATTAAGCAATCTTTGTTCTAAAGGGTACCTTAAACAAGCATTTGAGACTTTCAAATTTGACATATGGATGAACCCTAATTTATTCTCTCATCTAATTCATGGTTGCATTTCGACAAAATGTATTTTACTCGCCAAACAACTTCATGCTTTGACCATTACTTCTGGTTGTTTCAGAGACAAGTTTGTCACCAATCATTTGATGAACATGTATGGGAAATTGGGTGATTTAAACAGTATGTTGGTTTTGTATAATGTTATGCCGAAGACAAATGTTATGTCTTCCAACATTTTGATTAATGGGTATGTCGGAAACGGAGATTTAGAGAGTGCCCATaaagtgtttgatgaaatgcctgaACGAAATGTTGCTACTTGGAATGCTATGGTCAATGGGATGATGCAGTTTGAGGAGAATGAGGAGGGTTTGAGGTTTTTTTCGGGGATGCAAAGAGAAGGTTTTTTCCCGGATGAGTTTGCGTTAGGGAGCGTGCTTCGAGGGTGTGCTGGGTTGAGAGCTTTGCTGTGTGGGAGGCAGGTTCATGGTTATACTGTCAAGAGTGGATATGAGGTGAGCTCCATAGTTGGGAGTGCATTGGCTAATATGTATATGAGGTGTAAGAGTTTGGAGGAAGGGGGGAGGGTTATTAGAGAAATGCCGGTCCAGAACGTCGTGTCATTCAATACTCTTATTGCTGGTATGGCTCAGAATATGTGTCCTGAGGGTGCTTTACATCATTATAATCTCATGAAAAAGACGGGATTACAACCCGATAGAATCACCTTTGTTAGTGTCCTTAGCTCATGTTCTGAGTTGGCGACCCTAGGACAAGGCCAACAAATACATTCCGAGGTGATTAAACGTGGGGATACTTTGGTAGAAGGTGTTGTCAGTTCACTTATTAGCATGTATTCAAAATGTGGATGTTTGGAAGACTCTATCAAAGCTTTCACGAAACGCAAAGATGAAGACATTGTTCTATGGACTTCCATGATTGCCGCTTATGGATTCCATGGTAAAGGAGAGCAAGTCATCGAATTGTTCGACCAAATGGAGCGACAAGGGTTAAAACCAAACGAGGTTACCTTCTTGACCCTACTATATGCGTGTAGTCATTGCGGACTAAAGGATAAAGGGCTTGAATTTCTTGATCTAATGGTAAGTAAGTATGGTCTAAGCCCTGGTGTAGAGCATTATACATGTATTGTTGATCTGCTTGGTCGTTCAGGGTGTCTATCAAAAGCCGAAGAAATGATAAGAACTATGCCAGTGAAAGCGGATCCTGTCATATGGAAAGTTCTGTTATCTGCGTGTAAAATGCATAAAAATGCTGACATGGCAATGAGGATATCTCAAGAAGTAATGAAGCTTGGCGCTTTAGACGCTGCTTCCTATGTTCTACTTGCAAACATTCAAGCCTCGGCTAAAAGGTGGGAAGAAGTATCGACCATGAGAAAAGCCATGAAAGATCTTCGAGTGAAAAAAGAACCCGGAGTTAGTTGGTTCGAGTTCAGGAACAAGGTTTATCAGTTCACTATGGGTGCTAAGACCCATCCTAGATGGAAAGAGATAGATTCATATGTGAAAGAACTTATGTCGGAGATAAAGAAATGTGGGTATCAACCAGATACTGATTCTGTATTGCAGGATATGGGTCAGGATGAGAAGGAAGAGAGTTTGGCACAACATAGTGAGAAATTAGCGATTGCGTTTGCTCTAATGATAAGTCCCCCAGATTTTCCCATACGAATTATGAAGAACCTGCGGATTTGCAGTGACTGTCATGTTGCTATCAAGTACATTGCTAAGATTAAAGAAAGAGAGATCGTTGTTCGGGATGCTAGTAGATTCCACCATTTCAAGGATGGTACATGTTCTTGTGGTGATTTTTGGTAGAAGATCATTTGCTGCAGTAAAGTACTTGCTCAATAAAGTGGCTGTGCCTTTTTCTTTTTATAAAGTACACTGTCATTCGATGCAATTCTCGAGACATTTCAAATACACATCCTCTTCGTGGGATAATGCTTCAGACATCAGACCTTCTTACCTGTCATTTTGCGAGAGCCACAGCCGCAATGGGTTAGTGTTATTGTTAATCTATTGTATCACTTGGTGGATTATTTTGTGGAAATATAGCTGAAATATTCTTTATTTCTTGAGCAATAGATTTACGCACCTTTTAGTTCTTCACTTGTTGAATTTACGGTTCTGGGCTGCTGAAGCAAGAGAATGCTTAGTAGGAACATCTTCAAAAGTTTTTGCAGCAATGTATTTCCTTTCAGCCTATCTCGAGTGCCTTTTTATGCTCATACCAAAAATCAAAATTACTATGGATTACTTGGAACCTTGGATATAAAGTTATAAACCCAAGGAAGTAAGGAACCAAAGAAGTCTTCATTCTAAACGACTCAAAATAACTATTTTGAATTTAAAACTATGTTATCTGCATAATGTTAAGGATGAAAAAAATGGCGTTCATTGTATACCAGGTCCTTAATTTGTAAATTTTAGGTGGTCGCATACATTAAGAAGTGTTAGAAGACAAAGCGTTGATTCTCACATATAGTGACGGTCAGTATAATTAGCCTCTGGCTTTGAGAGACAGAGAACTGATGTGCGTGCAAGTAATGTTTTTCTACCAGTGCCCAGAAAAAAAGAAGCATTTATAGACATGTTAGCTGCAATTCTACATATATACTTTCCTGAAAAGTTTAGAATTGTTTGCTACAATTCTGAATTTCTGGTCAATATGACCTAAATAGTATGTAAGATGTAGGAAACAAAATGAATTAGCAAATAGTAAGCTATACTACATATGTACATATAGATGTATACATTTAGGAGGAATCCAAAGAGAATAAATAGCTATATGCATTTGAGCAATGTCCATGTGTGTCTCCAGTGGCGTGATTAATCCTTGTTAGAGGCTTCCACAGTCTCAGGAAGTTTGTAGGTGGGAGCATTGTCGGCACCTCTTCTTGAATACTCCCGCCATCTCCGAGCAGCCGCTGCAGCTCGGTTTGCTCGCTCTTTCACTTCTTCTTCTGTCACAGACAAACAGAGCAATTAGATATTCAACTTAATGTGCAGAGAACCATGCATTGGAAAATACTATATAGAGTTATCTACAAAGGTTTTTAGGCGTGCCGAGGTAATATTTTTTCAAATATGAGGATTCTTCTCACATAGCCAATATCAGCCAGCTAATATTTGACCCTTGTGCCGGTCCTAGGATACATATAACTGAGGTGACACCGCTGATATTGTCATATCAcgtcctaatcatttgtttacctttgatgaAGATATCCCTCACAAGGactataaaaggtaaacaaatgattgggacgcaGGGAGTACCTATTAAGGTTGTGTTTGGATACAGTTTTAGGAGGGATATGGAGGGAAATGaaaggaagggaaggggaggaAGAATGGGGTAGACAAAGTTTGCCTTCCAAACTTTCCTATGTTAGAGGGATTCTAATTTTTTTTGGAGGAGAAAAATTGGATCTCTCTATTTCCTTCCCCCTCCTGCTCCATTTGTCAACCAACGGAGGGAAACTTCATCCCTCCCCTCCCCTCTCTTTTTCTCTAAAACCCTCTATCCAATTCATGCCCTAAAACAAAGGCCGAAATAAACTGCGTCAACTCAATGATACAGTTCGCAACAGATATCACTTTTTAATACCATGAATTTCCAGCCATTTTTTCACCTGGTAGATTGAAATGAAGAGGAAGGAGGTGACGAGGGAGGAAGAGGGGAAAAGTGGCACAAGCAAGTAGCCTAgatagtcttatatttatttttcatcccaaaacatttcaaaaaacgATATTAAACTGTTGCCGGGAACAGGCTAAAACGAAATATGTTAACTATTAGAAGGGAGGGGACTGTGCAGAGTAATATTTTCCCCATTTTCTTCCCAAGTCCAGACCAAAGAGGGTCATAGAATCAGTCGAATGTGGCTCTCCTCTCCTTTTGTGGTAACAGGAAGTTGAATATAGAAAGGTTTCAACGACTTTTGCTGTAGGGCTAACACAATTTCTTCCTTTCACCCATTAAGTCTAAAGGCAGTCCAAAACCAATATCAGTTACCATCCCTAACTCCAAACCCCAGCTAGCTGTCTGTGATACAATAGAAAGCGTATCTAGTTACCTGTGCTCTGGTATTCTTTCTTCTTCCCCCAAACATCATTCCAGAACGAATCCGGAGAGCCAGAGCCCTTCTGCTTCATCATCCTCGATCTAGCTTGCTCCTGAGAAAATTTAAAACACAACAgtgacgaaaaaaaaaacgagggAATTTGCCACAGGGTCATTAACACTGCTCCAAAAGATTAAAACAAACACGATAATACAGTTTTTATAACATAGGCTGCAGGGGTGATAGAGTTTAACAAATTATGAGAGACGATTTATTAAGTTGAGAATTGCATAATCAAATTGTGTACCTGAGGAAGCTATTTATACAAAACCTAGACTACAAAACTATGAGCCTAAGAGACCTAAGCCTAGCTACAATATATTCATTCGATGTCAAGTAGCTTAGTAGTTGGTAAAGTCATGAGAGGTAATACTCATGACTTGGGTTCGAACCCCGTTAGCATTAAATCGCCCTTGTAGCTAGCTCCCtttacacacacacaaaaaatatTATCACTGGTGGTGATTGTGTACAAGCAAGATACAAAAATATATAACTATATATATTAAGAATTTAACTAAGATATGTTTCCAATAAGCAGTCTTACCAAAACTTTTGATTGCCGTTTCTCCCAACGAGAATTTGCCTACACAATTTCAAATGCAAAGATTATAAGACTACAGAAGGTAACGGATTGAAGATAATAATTAAACgaatttttttgtttgttttaatacGAAGTACTACATTCTTGGCAAAAAGGTATTGGGGAATCAGGCATTGTTCGATGTTTCCGTTTCAGAAGTCGATCAATAAGTGATATCCTCCAACAATCCTATGAGCCTCGGTCACAGAAATGCGAAGTTGATATTTTAATTGATGATTAGAAGATGAAGTTTTTACTTTGGTGAAAAGCTGAAGTAAACATTAGACGTATACCATTCTAAACACATCAGAAGACGCTCCCATCCCCGTCAGCATCAGTGCGACCTGCCATCGTTTCATAGAATCAGGTAAGCATGGTGTTTAATCTGTTTATCTTGCAAATATAACATGAAAAGATTCCACTTTTGCAGATGAGACTAAGTTTTAAAGTTTTTCCCTGAATTCTGCTAAAAACTGTAGTGTCACCGAGTGCATAGGCTAAATGGTATGTGAATTCTGCCATATTCTTCACATTGACGGACAATTTCGCTTCATCTCATAAAACTGATCCTACAAGTTTATAAACTGAAATGTGAATTGAGGATGGTTCGAAACCGAATTACTCCTTCCATCCAAATCTTGAAATGACTAGTTTAAAAACTGAAATGTGAATTGAGGATGGTTCGAAAAAATGACCCATCTTTCCAAATTTACTGATAAAAAATGACCCCAACGCCAAATGATACCAACCCAATTTGACTACCAGCGTGCCTAGTTTACTTTTATGAACACCAAAACAATAGTATGCTTCACAGCACATCATAGTAGTAAAAAAGGATAAAGGATGGAGCAGCTGTGTGACTTACATTTACTCGTTCCACTCTCCGCATCTCATCTTCTAGCAAAGATAGTTGTGCAGCAGAAGTCCAATGGATACAATCAACAGGGCTGGAATAGTGCATACGCAAATTAAACTAAGACTTTacggagaaaaaaaaaaacattataatAGAGGAACTTTCTTTTCACAAGTGAGATTTCAATGTGATTTCAAATTAGTCATTTTTGGCATATCTAAAAGCAAGACAAGCTCGACATGCAAAACAGGATTATTTTCGATTTTGGGGAGTATCTGCAAGTACAACAGTATCTTAGAAGCAGAAAGGCCAGTTAAAAGGATACCTACCAAGTATCAATTGCTTGCTGAACTAGGTCAGCGTACCCGCATTGTTTATATGCTCTGGCCCTTCCATAGTCTTCCTCAATTTGGAAAACATCAGGTGCCACATTCGCACAATTTTTGCACCCTATAACGAAAGACAGCAATTCAAAAGTGAATAAATAATGTGTAAAGGATGATCAAATAAAAAGCATAGCATCCATGGCAACAACACACCTATGCAGCTAAATTCGTCAACAAAGACGTGATCCCTGGGGCTTGAGTCATCCATAAATGGGTTTATTGCAGTTAACGAATAACCGTGTATTTCATCATACACCATACGCTGTACTGGGTCACTAAGAACCTGTCAGAAAGCCTTTTTAATCAGTGTCCAAACGtagcaaacaaaacaaataaaaaaacaaatgtCGCAATTGGAAGCTGAATTGCAGCATGAAATGAAAGCTGACCGAATAAACGTCGTTGATGAACATGCAGAAATTAGTAGTCTCTGGGTTGTCACCACTTAAATCAGGGTGGCAGGATTTCATACAATTGTAATAAGCCTTTTTTATCTGCTGTGGTGTCGCATCTGGTGTCTGCAAAAATTAAAGGCATTACAAACGTTTTAAATcttttaaaacgggtcaaatactagCAGTATATATGAAGAGTATTTGACAAGGTTTAAGCAGATAGGTTAGTAATCGGTACCAAACCCAGCACTGCATAGTAATCATCAGCAAAACCACCTTCCATCCTTGGTGAATCATCAGAGGCAGCAACAGCTTTAACTAGGGTGGTGAGGTCTCTCCTCTTTTTACCCAAGACGCGCCACTGGTGGGCGCGCTTTGGGTAAACACGCCACTTCCTTTTACTTGACCATACATTATGGATGGAAGCTTGTACTGGGTTTTGCAACTTGAATTGATCAGTGCAAACTGGAGTTAACAACTGAGACATCTTATAAACTTTTACTAACAACTTTGTTTAGTGTTTACTCAATTTTGATCACAAAAGTAAAACATGTATGGAAGGGAAGAATGTTAAATGTTTTTGAAAATAGGTTAGGaatatattttaataataatGAATTTATGAGGAAGAGGGAAATTCAAGTGTAGGGACGAAATAGTGAGTTGGCAAAATGAGAACCAATTGTTTGATAAGAATTAGGAGGAGGAATTTGGAAGAATCTTAAGTAGAAGAGAAGAACAAGTATTGCATTATGCAACTGATTGCTTCCACGTGTCTAAGTGTGTAAATATTAAATACACTTGCTTCCTTCCCTTAGTCACCTGCCCAATGCTTGCTGCCATCTCTTTTGTCCTTGTCTATCTTACATACCTCTCTTCAATCGCTTATTTGGCTTTTACATACTTCATACAATAAATACTCCTTTCGTCTAGGTTCGAGTTCtttaattttaacagaaaaactAAGAAAATAGGAAGGGataattactaaatgacaagtagaCCAGTGTGTAAATGATTAAATTTGCTAATCAAGTTCATTCTTAGAATTGACAGGACAACAATTTGACTAAGACACCctaaaatggaataggacaacaaatggtCGGAACAAATGGAGTACTTAATTATTATACTTAAAAGTGTTGTCATGTGACCCCACACCCTCAAACTAGAGCTGTCAAATGCGGGCTTGGCAATTATTATAtgttaagttttgataatgacaagtgtgtgctttatattatatatactcttgctcgtaatcgtttgtttagtctttgttaagattgacttaggtttacaagattaagcaagtaatgttatagcatcattggctataacattgaaaatttgtgaagcatcgttcaagtaatgttatagcggcttgagctataacattgaagattcttaaagcgtcatagtaactgtaacaagtttcaagtatgataatcactcaagcaaaaggctcgatcaagtctataacaagctcaagatgaagagcttatgatcaagataaagagatgatcctacattgaagatctccaggaagattagataGCGTAGGTCATCGTCTTATAACGGTATTTAAAGAAAtgattttggtaagtaaagttatagttgTTTTGGTTATAACATTACCTACCAGACTCAATGTTATAGGTGATTTAGCTATAATATTGAGCTGCAATAATGAAAACGCACGACTTGAGTTTCAAATTGTTTTGAAGATAGTTTttcaaatcttatctttataTTCTTTAAATGAAAAACCTATTTTATAGTAGATTGAAGTTTGCACTTGAATTGGGTTATGAATAGATAATCACCCTTTAGTTAGGCCGACTTTGTGTGACAACTTATGAGTTGTTACTTGGTGGCTAACTAGAGTTTTGTACTAACtcatatctaaaccctaatttgtttaaCCTAATATCTTACTAGGGTTTCACGTAGGATGTAGTAGGCTTATGGGCCGTCTCCTACACGTGTAAAACTCCTTGTGCAAGTAAACATTAGGGTAAATCTAAATAAGATTATTATTAAAGATATTTTATATCTTTATGGTTATTTAGATTTATTCCATATCTTCTACTAAGATATTGCTAGGTTAAATAATAAGATTGGATCTCCTACTTACTATATACTTCACACGTGATCTATATAGTATCTAGGGTTTATGGTaaaaatcttatataaatatttgttagagatattttatctccttatatttattttcagctactctcctataggaccgtcctatagtaTAGGACGAGCCCAATAAATAAGAGTAGCCCAAATAAGAGGAGGTTAAatgaataaaaacaaaaacaaaaaattgaaaaccctATTTCTCCACTTCTACTGCACGTCCTCCACCACAACCAGCGTCAACGTTCTCAACATCAACAATCAACACCGTGACGCCGCCGCCGTTAACGTTCTCCTCTACTCCCTCTGCAGTCCACGTCCACACCTGCCACTCCGTTTCTCAAATTCACATCCTCAGCCTTTCCCAAATTGTCCTTCTCATCACCATTATTCCATCCTATCTCCTCCCACCAATAAATTAAAACTGAAGATGAAGAATGCTGATAATCAACTACCTAGGTTTGGAATTTGATCTTGAAAGTTTCATATTTCAAAATTAAAGTTCCATAGTTCTAAACTTTAGCTAATTGTTTTATCTTAAATACTTATGTTTTTATATTGAGAACATTGAGTTTTAAGTTGAAAATTATGGATTTTAAAGACATTTAAAAGTTGTACATGCTAAACTCATAATTCTAACTTTTTCATACAGATTGTTAAACATCTACAAGATGTAACTTCAAAACTCAAAGTTTTAGTTTtaaaactttaaacaattatgaTGAAAACTCAAGTTTTTGTCTTGTGTCTTTTCAATAGAAAGTATTGGTTTATATTTTGTCAACTATGGTTTTAAAATTAATAACTTCTAGTTTTAGTTTGAAAGCTTAATGTTTACAAATTAATGGCCATGAGATGAATCATGCGGAGGAGTTGCGCTAGGAGTATGGTGGGGCTGGCATTGAAGTCGTTTCTTGGAGTAGCCAGAGAGTTTGAGAGAGGTGAAGAGGGTGGAGGAGTGGAGTACTGGAGTCTATTGTGTGTAGTTGACAGTTACCAATTAGTACGTGTTTTCCAAAAACAAATTGgtattttggggtttttttttctttgggCTTTTACTTATAAGGCTGGTCTTATACTATGAGACCGTCTTATTaaacaatttgtgatttattttatatcttttacctaaaatattgttggattaaaataggaaaaagatATATCTTATTCCTTCCTTAACCTACACGAGATCCTCTCCATATCTAGGGTTTAGGTAAAgatcttagataaaatatttgttaaagatattttatctccttatatttattccatatcttttactaagatattattagaataaataaatgGATTAAGATCTTTTTCTTGCTTGGATAAGATTCAtggtaaatcaaaataatatttgttagagatttcttatctccatatattatttttattttattctttcctATCTTCCAAGATTTTATGAGTTAtaaatgattaaataagatttaacctAATTTCTTCCTTGTGCATCAATCCACACGACATCTAGGGTTTCTTAGAtgaaaacctagatctcctctctactataaataatACACATGATAATTCATTTAAAGTACTTTTCAATATTCGAAAAAAACATCCTTTGCAAAcgtttttaattttattattctttttgcaagttaaaattgtttttgaaaagtcGCGTGTTATCTTATATTGCAATTATTTCTAAGtatcgtcataagataatagcgcttaaatattgtttcttactcattcatattgtgaac
Encoded here:
- the LOC141599826 gene encoding pentatricopeptide repeat-containing protein At2g41080; translation: MGIFNHTCAHHLSEIINKKPFQISYFSTISSAHKIRELSNLCSKGYLKQAFETFKFDIWMNPNLFSHLIHGCISTKCILLAKQLHALTITSGCFRDKFVTNHLMNMYGKLGDLNSMLVLYNVMPKTNVMSSNILINGYVGNGDLESAHKVFDEMPERNVATWNAMVNGMMQFEENEEGLRFFSGMQREGFFPDEFALGSVLRGCAGLRALLCGRQVHGYTVKSGYEVSSIVGSALANMYMRCKSLEEGGRVIREMPVQNVVSFNTLIAGMAQNMCPEGALHHYNLMKKTGLQPDRITFVSVLSSCSELATLGQGQQIHSEVIKRGDTLVEGVVSSLISMYSKCGCLEDSIKAFTKRKDEDIVLWTSMIAAYGFHGKGEQVIELFDQMERQGLKPNEVTFLTLLYACSHCGLKDKGLEFLDLMVSKYGLSPGVEHYTCIVDLLGRSGCLSKAEEMIRTMPVKADPVIWKVLLSACKMHKNADMAMRISQEVMKLGALDAASYVLLANIQASAKRWEEVSTMRKAMKDLRVKKEPGVSWFEFRNKVYQFTMGAKTHPRWKEIDSYVKELMSEIKKCGYQPDTDSVLQDMGQDEKEESLAQHSEKLAIAFALMISPPDFPIRIMKNLRICSDCHVAIKYIAKIKEREIVVRDASRFHHFKDGTCSCGDFW
- the LOC141599827 gene encoding uncharacterized protein LOC141599827 isoform X2: MSQLLTPVCTDQFKLQNPVQASIHNVWSSKRKWRVYPKRAHQWRVLGKKRRDLTTLVKAVAASDDSPRMEGGFADDYYAVLGLTPDATPQQIKKAYYNCMKSCHPDLSGDNPETTNFCMFINDVYSVLSDPVQRMVYDEIHGYSLTAINPFMDDSSPRDHVFVDEFSCIGCKNCANVAPDVFQIEEDYGRARAYKQCGYADLVQQAIDTCPVDCIHWTSAAQLSLLEDEMRRVERVNVALMLTGMGASSDVFRMANSRWEKRQSKVLEQARSRMMKQKGSGSPDSFWNDVWGKKKEYQSTEEVKERANRAAAAARRWREYSRRGADNAPTYKLPETVEASNKD
- the LOC141599827 gene encoding uncharacterized protein LOC141599827 isoform X1, whose translation is MSQLLTPVCTDQFKLQNPVQASIHNVWSSKRKWRVYPKRAHQWRVLGKKRRDLTTLVKAVAASDDSPRMEGGFADDYYAVLGLTPDATPQQIKKAYYNCMKSCHPDLSGDNPETTNFCMFINDVYSVLSDPVQRMVYDEIHGYSLTAINPFMDDSSPRDHVFVDEFSCIGCKNCANVAPDVFQIEEDYGRARAYKQCGYADLVQQAIDTCPVDCIHWTSAAQLSLLEDEMRRVERVNVALMLTGMGASSDVFRMANSRWEKRQSKVLEQARSRMMKQKGSGSPDSFWNDVWGKKKEYQSTEEEVKERANRAAAAARRWREYSRRGADNAPTYKLPETVEASNKD